A genomic segment from Stappia indica encodes:
- the betI gene encoding transcriptional regulator BetI has protein sequence MPRIGMETHRRKALIDATVATIHERGFGDATMAEIARRAGVSGGLAHHYFGSKAGLLNATMRFLLTDLSRETRERMAGAEGPRARISAMISASFAPTQFQPALISAWLAFYLQARTDAETRRLLRIYHRRLVSNLAHAFAALIPGERARHAAEGTAAMIDGLWLQRIFADGPPQPRTAIRRVEDYVERQLGAPSPAATDTAHKGNG, from the coding sequence ATGCCGCGAATCGGAATGGAAACCCATCGCCGCAAGGCCTTGATCGACGCGACCGTCGCGACGATCCACGAGCGCGGATTCGGCGATGCGACGATGGCCGAGATCGCCCGGCGCGCGGGCGTCTCGGGCGGGCTGGCGCATCACTATTTCGGCTCCAAGGCCGGGCTGCTCAACGCCACCATGCGCTTCCTGCTGACCGACCTGTCGCGCGAGACCCGCGAGCGGATGGCCGGCGCGGAGGGCCCGCGCGCGCGCATTTCGGCGATGATCTCGGCCAGCTTCGCGCCGACCCAGTTCCAGCCGGCGCTGATCTCGGCCTGGCTCGCCTTCTACCTGCAGGCGCGCACCGATGCGGAAACCCGCCGCCTGCTGCGCATCTATCACCGGCGGCTCGTCTCCAACCTCGCCCATGCCTTCGCCGCGCTCATTCCCGGCGAGCGGGCGCGCCATGCGGCCGAGGGCACTGCGGCGATGATCGACGGGCTCTGGCTGCAGCGCATCTTCGCGGACGGCCCGCCGCAGCCGCGCACCGCCATCCGCCGGGTCGAGGACTATGTCGAGCGCCAGCTCGGCGCGCCCTCCCCGGCCGCAACGGACACCGCACACAAGGGGAACGGATAG
- the betB gene encoding betaine-aldehyde dehydrogenase, translated as MRAQPPASHFINGSYQEDPHGRPIENRYPATGEVIARLCSAGSETVNAAVAAARSGFRVWAATPAAERGRVLRRAADLLRARNRELSELETLDTGKPLQETLVADAASGADCLEYYGGLAATLTGEHIDLGGSFAYTRREPLGVVGAIGAWNYPIQIACWKAAPALACGNAVVFKPSELTPLSALKLAEIFKEAGLPDGVFNVVQGYGETGAHLVEHPDVAKVSLTGSVPTGTRVAEIAARTLKHVTLELGGKSPLIVFDDAHLDNAVSAAINANFYSSGQVCSNGTRVFVQKGLKQAFLERLAERTARARLGDPMDESVDTGPLVSQAQLDKVLGYIEAGRAEGARLVCGGGRATVQGFPDGLFVEPTVFADVADHMTIAREEIFGPVMCVLDFESEEEAVARANATEFGLAAGVFTRDIARAHRVIGALHAGTCWINTYNLTPIEMPFGGYKKSGIGRENGHAAIEHYSQVKSVYVELGDVASAY; from the coding sequence ATGCGTGCCCAGCCCCCCGCTTCGCATTTCATCAACGGCAGCTACCAGGAAGACCCGCACGGGCGGCCGATCGAGAACCGCTATCCGGCCACTGGCGAAGTGATCGCCCGGCTGTGCTCGGCCGGCTCCGAGACGGTCAATGCCGCCGTTGCCGCGGCCCGCTCCGGCTTTCGCGTGTGGGCAGCAACCCCGGCGGCCGAGCGCGGGCGGGTGCTGCGGCGGGCGGCCGATCTCCTGCGCGCGCGCAACCGCGAGCTCTCCGAGCTGGAGACCCTGGACACCGGCAAGCCGCTGCAGGAAACGCTTGTGGCGGACGCGGCCTCCGGCGCCGATTGCCTCGAATATTACGGCGGCCTTGCCGCGACGCTGACCGGCGAGCACATCGATCTCGGCGGCTCCTTCGCCTATACGCGGCGCGAGCCGCTCGGCGTCGTCGGAGCCATCGGCGCCTGGAACTATCCCATCCAGATCGCCTGCTGGAAGGCGGCGCCCGCGCTCGCCTGCGGCAATGCAGTCGTGTTCAAGCCGTCGGAGCTGACCCCGCTCAGCGCGCTCAAGCTGGCCGAAATCTTCAAGGAAGCCGGCCTGCCGGACGGCGTCTTCAACGTGGTGCAGGGCTATGGCGAGACCGGCGCGCACCTGGTCGAGCATCCGGACGTCGCCAAGGTCTCGCTGACCGGCTCGGTCCCGACCGGCACCAGGGTCGCCGAGATCGCCGCGCGCACGCTCAAGCACGTGACGCTGGAGCTCGGCGGCAAGTCGCCGCTGATCGTCTTCGACGACGCCCATCTCGACAATGCGGTGTCGGCGGCGATCAACGCCAATTTCTACTCCTCCGGCCAGGTCTGCTCGAACGGCACCCGCGTCTTCGTGCAGAAGGGGCTGAAGCAGGCCTTCCTCGAGCGGCTGGCCGAGCGCACGGCGCGCGCCAGGCTCGGCGACCCGATGGACGAGAGCGTCGACACCGGCCCGCTGGTCTCGCAGGCCCAACTCGACAAGGTGCTCGGCTATATCGAGGCGGGCCGGGCCGAGGGCGCGCGGCTCGTCTGCGGCGGCGGCCGCGCCACCGTGCAGGGCTTCCCGGACGGGCTGTTCGTCGAGCCGACGGTCTTTGCCGATGTCGCCGACCACATGACGATCGCCCGCGAGGAGATCTTCGGCCCCGTCATGTGCGTGCTCGACTTCGAGAGCGAGGAGGAAGCGGTGGCGCGGGCCAATGCGACCGAGTTCGGGCTTGCCGCCGGCGTCTTCACCCGCGACATCGCCCGCGCCCACCGGGTGATCGGCGCGCTGCATGCGGGCACCTGCTGGATCAACACCTACAACCTGACGCCGATCGAGATGCCCTTCGGCGGCTACAAGAAGTCCGGCATCGGCCGCGAGAACGGCCACGCCGCCATCGAGCATTACAGCCAGGTGAAGTCCGTCTACGTGGAGCTCGGCGACGTCGCCAGCGCCTATTGA
- a CDS encoding thermonuclease family protein, producing the protein MGRTFLIAVLIAGALAAAADYGSDGMLRALVAGGSPGSPAPTPPAPSATVAVAEDSTGAGKLPASAPEPVPAAPPPPAAVQLPDAPDPSTIRNVTPSDILPPPRISGPLKRVAAQLPKLPEREIPSEITFHQPLVIDAGSFRTKQLTIRLAGIDAPGPAETCPSRLGGTWPCGMRARTALRGLVRRHAVTCQDMQDTPAGVVLAQCRKQGTDLAAWMVAQGWARPGEGAGEDLLASAEAAREARRGIWQLDGPAPLSPFPSFADDGTQDADTAEGVSPSLPAGAPGQAGAGAGQAPEADATPARSLSLDLPPVEITDTPWHPGNTD; encoded by the coding sequence ATGGGACGCACTTTCCTCATCGCAGTGCTGATCGCCGGCGCGCTCGCAGCCGCGGCCGACTATGGCAGCGACGGGATGCTGAGGGCCCTGGTCGCAGGCGGCAGCCCCGGTAGCCCGGCACCCACGCCGCCGGCCCCGTCCGCAACGGTGGCGGTCGCCGAGGACAGCACGGGCGCAGGCAAGCTGCCTGCGTCCGCACCAGAGCCCGTGCCGGCCGCCCCTCCCCCGCCCGCCGCGGTGCAGCTGCCCGATGCGCCGGACCCGTCCACCATCCGCAACGTCACGCCGTCCGACATCCTGCCGCCGCCGCGCATCTCCGGGCCGCTGAAGCGGGTCGCCGCGCAGCTGCCGAAGCTTCCCGAGCGCGAGATCCCCAGCGAGATCACCTTCCACCAGCCGCTGGTCATCGATGCCGGCAGCTTCCGCACCAAACAGCTGACCATCCGCCTTGCCGGCATCGACGCGCCGGGGCCGGCGGAGACGTGCCCTTCGCGGCTCGGCGGCACCTGGCCCTGCGGCATGCGGGCGCGCACGGCCTTGCGCGGCCTCGTCCGCCGGCACGCGGTCACCTGCCAGGACATGCAGGACACGCCCGCCGGCGTGGTGCTCGCGCAGTGCCGCAAGCAGGGCACGGATCTCGCCGCCTGGATGGTGGCGCAGGGCTGGGCCCGCCCCGGCGAAGGCGCGGGCGAGGATCTTCTCGCCTCGGCGGAGGCCGCCCGCGAGGCGCGCCGCGGCATCTGGCAGCTCGACGGGCCCGCACCGCTCTCTCCCTTCCCCTCGTTCGCCGACGATGGCACGCAAGACGCCGACACGGCGGAAGGCGTTTCGCCGTCGCTGCCGGCCGGCGCTCCCGGGCAAGCCGGCGCAGGCGCCGGTCAGGCCCCCGAAGCGGATGCGACCCCCGCCCGCTCCCTGTCGCTCGACCTTCCGCCGGTGGAAATCACGGATACGCCCTGGCATCCCGGCAACACCGACTGA
- a CDS encoding DUF952 domain-containing protein yields the protein MTLIYKISPGKDWQQAEARGRFSGAPVDLADGFIHFSTAEQLRETAAKHFAGQDGLVLVAVEAEALGEGLKWEPSRGGALFPHLYGELEMSAVRWVRELPLGAGGAHLFPEAL from the coding sequence ATGACGTTGATCTACAAGATTTCTCCGGGCAAGGACTGGCAACAGGCCGAGGCGCGGGGGCGGTTTTCCGGTGCGCCGGTGGACCTTGCCGACGGGTTCATCCATTTTTCCACCGCCGAGCAGTTGCGCGAGACCGCGGCAAAGCACTTCGCCGGGCAGGACGGACTTGTCCTCGTCGCGGTGGAGGCCGAGGCGCTGGGCGAGGGCCTGAAATGGGAACCCTCGCGCGGCGGGGCGCTGTTCCCGCATCTGTACGGCGAGCTGGAGATGTCGGCGGTGCGCTGGGTGCGCGAGCTGCCGTTGGGAGCAGGCGGCGCCCACCTCTTCCCGGAGGCGCTGTGA
- the betA gene encoding choline dehydrogenase, with the protein MQDATHIVVGSGSAGAALAYRLSEDPANKVLVLEAGGTDIGPFIQMPAALSYPMNMSRYDWGYQSEPEPHLGGRRLATPRGRVIGGSSSINGMVYVRGHARDFDTWEEMGAPGWSHADVAPYFERMETSHGGETGVRGTSGPLHVTRGTRWNPLYAAFVEAGRQAGYETTPDYNGLKQEGFGDMEMTVWRGRRWSTANAYLRPALKRPNIHLFTGVTVTRVLFEGTRATGVEFRRGGRLERVSASAEVILAASSINSPKILMLSGIGDGAALSALGLPVLANRPGVGANLQDHLELYIQQACTQPITLYKHWNLISKAMIGAQWLFTGTGLGASNHFEACAFIRSRAGIEYPDIQYHFLPFAVRYDGKAAAEGHGFQAHVGPMRSRSRGRVALTSPDPMADPSILFNYMSHPEDWEDFRAAIRLTREIFGQEAFAPYRGREIQPGEAVQSDTELDDFIREHAESAYHPCGTCRMGAADDPLAVVDPQGRVIGVESLRVADSSIFPQITNGNLNAPSIMVGEKIADHVMGREPLPRSNKEPWIHPNWRTAQR; encoded by the coding sequence ATGCAGGACGCGACACATATCGTCGTCGGCTCCGGCTCGGCCGGCGCCGCCCTCGCCTATCGCCTGTCGGAAGACCCGGCCAACAAGGTCCTGGTGCTGGAGGCCGGCGGAACGGATATCGGCCCCTTCATCCAGATGCCGGCCGCGCTCAGCTATCCGATGAACATGTCCCGCTACGACTGGGGCTATCAAAGCGAGCCGGAACCGCATCTCGGCGGGCGCCGGCTGGCGACCCCGCGCGGGCGCGTCATCGGCGGCTCCTCCTCGATCAACGGCATGGTCTATGTGCGCGGCCATGCGCGCGACTTCGACACCTGGGAGGAGATGGGCGCGCCCGGCTGGTCCCATGCCGATGTCGCCCCCTATTTCGAGCGGATGGAGACGAGCCATGGCGGCGAGACAGGCGTGCGCGGCACCTCCGGCCCGCTGCATGTCACCCGCGGCACCAGGTGGAACCCGCTCTACGCCGCCTTCGTCGAGGCCGGGCGCCAGGCCGGCTACGAGACGACGCCGGACTATAACGGGCTGAAGCAGGAAGGCTTCGGCGACATGGAGATGACCGTGTGGCGGGGCCGGCGCTGGTCCACCGCCAACGCCTATCTGCGTCCGGCGCTGAAGCGGCCCAACATCCACCTGTTCACCGGTGTCACCGTCACCCGCGTGCTGTTCGAGGGCACGCGCGCCACCGGCGTCGAGTTCCGGCGGGGCGGGCGCCTCGAGCGGGTGAGCGCCTCGGCCGAGGTGATCCTTGCTGCCTCCTCGATCAACTCGCCGAAGATCCTGATGCTGTCGGGGATCGGCGATGGCGCCGCGCTCAGCGCGCTCGGCCTGCCGGTCCTCGCCAACCGGCCGGGCGTCGGCGCCAACCTGCAGGACCACCTGGAGCTCTATATCCAGCAGGCCTGCACCCAGCCGATCACCCTCTACAAGCACTGGAACCTGATCTCGAAGGCCATGATCGGCGCACAGTGGCTGTTCACCGGCACCGGGCTCGGCGCCTCCAACCATTTCGAGGCCTGCGCCTTCATCCGCTCGCGCGCCGGCATCGAGTATCCGGACATCCAGTACCACTTCCTGCCCTTCGCCGTGCGCTACGACGGCAAGGCGGCAGCGGAGGGCCACGGCTTCCAGGCCCATGTCGGGCCGATGCGTTCCAGGTCGCGCGGGCGCGTGGCGCTGACCTCGCCCGACCCGATGGCCGATCCCTCGATCCTGTTCAACTACATGTCCCACCCAGAGGACTGGGAGGACTTCCGCGCCGCCATCCGCCTGACGCGGGAGATCTTCGGCCAGGAGGCCTTCGCCCCCTATCGCGGCCGCGAGATCCAGCCGGGCGAGGCCGTCCAGTCCGACACCGAGCTCGACGACTTCATCCGCGAACACGCCGAAAGCGCCTACCACCCTTGCGGCACCTGCCGCATGGGCGCGGCGGACGATCCGCTCGCGGTGGTCGACCCGCAGGGCCGGGTGATCGGGGTGGAAAGCTTGCGCGTTGCCGACAGTTCGATCTTCCCGCAGATCACCAACGGCAATCTCAATGCCCCCTCGATCATGGTCGGGGAGAAGATCGCCGACCACGTGATGGGGCGCGAGCCGCTGCCGCGTTCCAACAAGGAGCCGTGGATCCATCCGAACTGGCGGACAGCGCAGCGCTAA
- a CDS encoding S24 family peptidase, whose product MLSHETVWSAIDLLARRNGLTPSGLARRAGLDPTTFNPSKRTAADGRPRWPSMESIAKILGATRSDLADFVALVNGPDPDAVSADLADSDRLPLPQLSSATGAPAAAGGFFHDGDLPAVLARSGQAGGEQADGGQAGLAEIPCEDCAIRVTGGDMLPFYREGDIIVISPKRPIQRGDRVALRLASGELRARIFARRLRGRIELSPLDAQASPERLAAAEVAWMARIIWASQ is encoded by the coding sequence ATGCTTTCGCACGAAACCGTCTGGTCGGCCATCGACCTGCTTGCCCGTCGCAACGGGCTGACGCCCTCCGGCCTTGCCCGGCGTGCAGGGCTCGACCCCACCACATTCAATCCATCGAAGCGCACGGCTGCCGACGGCCGGCCGCGCTGGCCGTCGATGGAATCGATCGCCAAGATCCTCGGGGCCACCCGCTCCGACCTTGCCGACTTCGTCGCGCTGGTCAACGGGCCGGACCCGGATGCCGTGTCCGCCGACCTGGCCGACAGCGACCGCCTGCCGCTGCCGCAGCTCAGCTCCGCCACCGGCGCCCCTGCGGCAGCGGGCGGCTTTTTCCACGACGGCGACCTGCCGGCCGTACTTGCCAGGAGCGGTCAGGCAGGTGGCGAACAGGCCGATGGCGGGCAGGCGGGCCTTGCAGAGATCCCTTGCGAGGACTGCGCCATCCGTGTCACCGGGGGGGACATGCTGCCCTTCTACCGGGAGGGCGACATCATCGTCATCTCGCCGAAGCGGCCGATCCAGCGCGGCGACCGGGTGGCGCTGCGCCTTGCCTCGGGCGAGCTCAGGGCGCGCATCTTCGCCCGGCGCCTGCGCGGCCGCATCGAGCTGTCGCCGCTGGATGCGCAGGCCTCGCCCGAGCGGCTGGCCGCCGCCGAGGTCGCCTGGATGGCGCGGATCATCTGGGCGAGCCAGTAG
- a CDS encoding methyl-accepting chemotaxis protein translates to MPFLANMKIITKILIVIGFLGAIAGGLSYIAISGMDEMNASSERMDRQATNARLFASLGTNVLAIGRAEVQLGTDPRPESVARIRALIDAERTRFADRLDRVRAAATGDILAGAEQVAAEWEAYLGGVEQTIAAAQRVENFEMTAATAQLREQLQQSVQRGDELRRILGDVARDLENRVGELKDEATAQYEASSRLLMIVTVVGILLGIGVGFAIAKFGIADPLRRLVAMVQRLAGGEFDIEIEGRERRDEVGEIAQAVEAFKVKLAEEARQEAEEKIESDRKLAAQRRVEMNRMADDFENAVGEIVNIVSSAATELQAAAGTLTASAEETSSQSASVAAAAEQAAVNVQTVASAVEELASSAGEIGRQAEQSREVAGRAVSEATRTTDRMGELRTNADQIGAIISLIDEIAEKTNLLALNATIEAARAGDAGRGFAVVANEVKGLAEQTAKATAEISAQIKSMQSSTLEASEAISGIGRTIDDMSNISAAIFAAVGEQGNTTTEVARNVQQASQGAGEVTSNIVGVTQAAQEASSASAQVLSSASELAQQSEVLRSRMAEFLQTVRAA, encoded by the coding sequence ATGCCGTTTCTGGCAAATATGAAGATCATCACCAAGATCCTCATCGTCATCGGGTTTCTCGGCGCCATTGCAGGCGGGTTGAGCTATATCGCCATCTCCGGCATGGACGAGATGAATGCCTCCAGCGAGCGCATGGACCGGCAGGCGACCAATGCGCGCCTCTTCGCCTCGCTCGGGACCAACGTCCTGGCCATCGGCCGCGCCGAAGTCCAGCTCGGCACCGACCCCCGCCCTGAATCCGTTGCGCGCATCCGTGCGCTGATCGATGCGGAGCGCACCCGCTTCGCCGACCGGCTGGACCGGGTACGCGCGGCCGCGACGGGCGACATCCTCGCCGGCGCGGAGCAGGTTGCGGCCGAATGGGAAGCCTATCTCGGCGGTGTCGAGCAGACCATCGCCGCCGCCCAGCGCGTCGAGAACTTCGAGATGACCGCCGCCACGGCCCAGCTCCGCGAGCAGCTGCAGCAGAGCGTACAGCGCGGCGATGAGCTGCGCCGGATCCTCGGCGACGTCGCACGCGACCTGGAGAACCGGGTCGGCGAGCTGAAGGACGAGGCGACGGCCCAGTACGAGGCCAGCTCGCGGCTGCTGATGATCGTCACCGTCGTCGGCATTCTTCTCGGTATCGGCGTCGGCTTCGCCATCGCCAAGTTCGGCATCGCCGATCCGCTGCGCCGCCTGGTGGCGATGGTGCAGCGCCTGGCCGGCGGCGAGTTCGACATCGAGATCGAAGGCCGCGAGCGCAGGGACGAGGTCGGCGAGATCGCCCAGGCGGTCGAGGCCTTCAAGGTCAAGCTGGCCGAGGAAGCGCGCCAGGAGGCCGAGGAGAAGATCGAGAGCGACCGCAAGCTCGCCGCGCAGCGCCGCGTCGAGATGAACCGGATGGCCGACGACTTCGAGAATGCGGTCGGCGAGATCGTCAACATCGTCTCGTCGGCGGCGACCGAGCTGCAGGCCGCGGCCGGCACGCTCACCGCCTCCGCCGAGGAGACCAGCTCGCAGTCGGCGTCCGTTGCAGCGGCGGCCGAGCAGGCGGCGGTGAACGTGCAGACCGTCGCCTCGGCGGTAGAGGAGCTCGCCAGTTCGGCCGGCGAGATCGGCCGCCAGGCCGAGCAGTCGCGCGAGGTTGCCGGCCGCGCCGTCTCCGAGGCGACGCGCACCACCGACCGGATGGGCGAGCTGCGCACCAATGCCGACCAGATCGGCGCCATCATCAGCCTGATCGACGAGATCGCCGAGAAGACCAACCTGCTCGCCCTCAACGCCACCATCGAGGCGGCGCGCGCGGGCGATGCCGGCCGCGGCTTCGCCGTGGTCGCCAACGAGGTCAAGGGGCTCGCCGAGCAGACCGCCAAGGCAACCGCCGAGATCTCCGCGCAGATCAAGTCGATGCAGAGCTCGACCCTGGAGGCGAGCGAGGCGATCTCCGGCATCGGCCGCACGATCGACGACATGTCCAACATCTCGGCGGCGATCTTCGCGGCGGTCGGCGAACAGGGCAACACCACGACCGAGGTCGCGCGCAACGTCCAGCAGGCCTCGCAAGGGGCGGGCGAAGTGACCTCCAACATCGTCGGCGTCACCCAGGCCGCGCAGGAGGCGAGCTCCGCCTCGGCGCAGGTGCTCTCCTCCGCCAGCGAGCTGGCGCAGCAGTCGGAGGTCCTGCGCTCGCGCATGGCCGAGTTCCTGCAGACCGTGCGCGCCGCCTGA
- a CDS encoding quinone-dependent dihydroorotate dehydrogenase, producing the protein MFSSAFDALARKALFSLDAETAHGLTVKALASGLTPACKVPQDGRLAVTLSDLAFPNPLGMAAGFDKNGEVPDALLGLGFGFTEIGTVTPLAQAGNPRPRVFRLPADRGVVNRLGFNNEGHAALRARLAARRHRGGIVGVNVGANKDAADRIADYVAGIEAFADLASYFAVNISSPNTPGLRDLQARAALKELLGRVMEAREAAASRHGRSVPVLLKIAPDMDEAGLDDIAAEVLAAGIEGLIVSNTTLARGGLTDRKGAAEAGGLSGRPLFRRSTIALARMRLRVGPRLPIVGVGGIDSGEAAWTKITAGASLLQLYTGLVYEGPGLVGRILTHLSACLDRHGLADLSEASGRNAEAWAKADPDGQGNV; encoded by the coding sequence ATGTTCTCCTCCGCCTTCGACGCGCTCGCCCGCAAGGCCCTCTTTTCGCTCGATGCGGAGACCGCCCACGGGCTGACCGTCAAGGCGCTGGCGAGCGGCCTGACGCCGGCCTGCAAGGTGCCGCAGGACGGGCGGCTGGCGGTGACGCTCAGTGATCTCGCCTTCCCCAATCCGCTCGGCATGGCCGCCGGTTTCGACAAGAACGGCGAGGTGCCCGACGCGCTGCTGGGGCTCGGTTTCGGCTTCACCGAGATCGGCACCGTGACGCCGCTGGCCCAGGCCGGCAATCCGCGCCCGCGCGTCTTCCGCCTGCCTGCGGATCGGGGCGTCGTCAATCGCCTCGGCTTCAACAACGAGGGCCATGCGGCGCTGCGCGCGCGGCTTGCGGCGCGGCGCCATCGCGGCGGCATCGTCGGGGTAAATGTCGGGGCCAACAAGGACGCGGCCGACCGCATCGCCGACTATGTGGCCGGCATCGAGGCCTTCGCGGATCTCGCTTCCTATTTCGCGGTCAACATCTCCTCGCCGAACACGCCGGGCCTGCGCGACCTGCAGGCGCGCGCGGCGCTGAAGGAGCTGCTCGGCCGGGTGATGGAGGCGCGGGAAGCGGCTGCCTCCCGCCACGGGCGTTCGGTGCCGGTGCTGCTGAAGATCGCGCCGGACATGGACGAGGCGGGGCTCGACGACATCGCCGCCGAGGTGCTGGCCGCCGGCATCGAGGGGCTGATCGTCTCCAACACGACGCTGGCGCGCGGCGGCCTTACCGACCGCAAGGGCGCGGCCGAGGCCGGCGGGTTGTCGGGGCGGCCGCTGTTCCGCCGCTCCACCATCGCGCTTGCCCGCATGCGGCTGCGGGTCGGTCCGCGCCTGCCCATCGTCGGCGTCGGCGGCATCGACAGCGGCGAGGCGGCCTGGACCAAGATCACGGCCGGCGCCAGCCTGCTGCAGCTCTATACCGGCCTTGTCTACGAGGGGCCGGGGCTGGTCGGCCGCATCCTGACGCATCTGTCCGCCTGCCTCGACCGGCACGGGCTCGCCGACCTTAGCGAGGCGAGCGGCCGCAACGCGGAAGCCTGGGCCAAGGCCGATCCGGACGGGCAGGGGAACGTCTGA
- a CDS encoding methyl-accepting chemotaxis protein: protein MLRLSNIRILYKILLVIALLSAIAGALTYQAISAMTVMDSASARMSSQATNSRLIAQLSANLMAISRENYRMAADPRPATLKEASQSIVREREDFAKGISEVRAGDSGWIIAELDRIQARWDKFQSEVDEDVDLVTSMGANRTAEQSAILSESMDRTLEASQTVRQSFVDLSARLTKEVERLEQEANAAYRQSETSMITLAIAGILGGVFVGFLLTRFGIVNPIRALMGSVRQLADGHFDIEVAGRDRKDEVGEIAQAVEAFKVKLAEEARREAEAKIERDLKAAAERKAEMIRMADDFEGAVGEIVTVVSSASTELQAAAATLTSSAEETSSQSASVASAAQQAAMNVQTIAASIEELSSSATEIGRQAHQSKNVAVRAVEEAERTNVRMRNLRENADKIGAIISLIDEIAEKTNLLALNATIEAARAGEAGRGFAVVANEVKGLAEQTAKATAEISGQIKSMQSSTTEAGEAIASIGETIRDMNSIADAIFGAIGEQTSTTSEVARNIQQTAQGTQEVTDNIGGVTQAAQEASSASAQVLSSANELAEQSSNLRMQMSQFLEKVRTA, encoded by the coding sequence ATGCTGCGGCTTTCCAACATCCGAATCCTCTACAAGATCCTTCTGGTCATCGCCCTGCTCAGCGCGATTGCCGGCGCCCTGACCTATCAGGCGATTTCCGCCATGACCGTGATGGACAGTGCGAGCGCGCGCATGTCCTCACAGGCCACCAATTCACGGCTCATCGCCCAGTTGAGCGCCAACCTGATGGCCATCAGCCGCGAGAACTACCGGATGGCGGCCGATCCGCGCCCCGCCACGCTCAAGGAAGCGAGCCAGTCGATCGTCCGCGAACGCGAGGACTTCGCCAAAGGCATCTCCGAAGTCCGCGCCGGCGATTCCGGCTGGATCATCGCCGAGCTCGACCGGATCCAGGCCCGTTGGGATAAGTTCCAGAGCGAAGTCGATGAAGATGTCGACCTGGTCACCTCGATGGGGGCCAACCGCACGGCCGAACAGTCCGCCATCCTCAGCGAGTCGATGGATCGCACGCTTGAGGCGAGCCAGACCGTGCGCCAGTCCTTCGTGGACCTGTCCGCCAGGTTGACCAAAGAGGTCGAGCGGCTGGAGCAGGAAGCCAACGCCGCCTACCGCCAGAGCGAGACCAGCATGATCACGCTGGCGATCGCCGGCATTCTCGGCGGCGTCTTCGTCGGCTTCCTGCTCACCCGCTTCGGCATCGTCAATCCGATCCGCGCGCTGATGGGCAGCGTCCGCCAGTTGGCCGATGGCCATTTCGACATCGAGGTGGCCGGGCGCGATCGCAAGGACGAGGTCGGCGAGATCGCCCAGGCCGTCGAGGCCTTCAAGGTCAAGCTGGCGGAGGAAGCCCGGCGCGAGGCCGAGGCCAAGATCGAGCGCGACCTCAAGGCCGCCGCAGAGCGCAAGGCCGAGATGATCCGCATGGCCGACGATTTCGAGGGCGCGGTGGGCGAGATCGTCACCGTCGTCTCCTCCGCCTCGACCGAGCTGCAGGCGGCGGCCGCCACCCTCACCTCCAGCGCCGAGGAGACCAGCTCCCAGTCCGCGTCCGTTGCCAGCGCCGCCCAGCAGGCGGCGATGAACGTGCAGACCATCGCTGCCTCGATCGAGGAACTGTCGAGCTCGGCGACCGAGATCGGGCGCCAGGCCCACCAGTCCAAGAACGTTGCGGTGCGGGCGGTGGAAGAAGCCGAGCGCACGAATGTGCGGATGCGGAACCTGCGAGAGAACGCCGACAAGATCGGCGCGATCATCAGCCTGATCGACGAGATCGCCGAGAAGACCAATCTCCTCGCCCTCAATGCCACCATCGAGGCGGCGCGGGCCGGCGAGGCGGGCCGCGGGTTCGCGGTCGTCGCCAACGAGGTCAAGGGGCTTGCCGAGCAGACCGCCAAGGCAACCGCCGAGATCTCGGGCCAGATCAAGTCGATGCAGAGCTCGACCACCGAGGCGGGCGAGGCCATCGCCTCCATCGGCGAGACCATCCGCGACATGAACTCGATCGCCGACGCGATCTTCGGCGCCATCGGCGAGCAGACCAGCACGACGTCCGAGGTCGCCCGCAACATCCAGCAGACCGCTCAGGGCACGCAGGAAGTGACGGACAATATCGGCGGCGTCACCCAGGCCGCGCAGGAGGCCAGCTCCGCTTCGGCCCAGGTTCTGTCCTCGGCCAACGAGCTGGCCGAGCAGTCCTCGAACCTGCGCATGCAGATGTCGCAGTTCCTCGAGAAGGTCCGCACCGCCTGA